Proteins encoded within one genomic window of Scomber japonicus isolate fScoJap1 chromosome 16, fScoJap1.pri, whole genome shotgun sequence:
- the vcpkmt gene encoding protein-lysine methyltransferase METTL21D, with the protein MAADGDQSDYFVREIEKNDGFTLKVNQCYMGDVGCVVWDAAIVLAKYLETKQFYEPSTGVNLWADRRVVELGAGTGAAGLMAATLGAQVTVTDLEDLQTLLRVNIKDNQKLISSGSITAKVLKWGEDVSDFLPPPHYVLMADCIYYEQSIAPLVETLKLLAGPETCIICCYEQRTEGVNPEVERKFFKLLEQNFSSEEIPSSKQDPEFNSPDIHILHIRRKV; encoded by the exons ATGGCGGCGGATGGTGACCAGAGTGATTATTTTGTGAGAGAAATTGAGAAAAATGACGGTTTTACCTTGAAAGTGAATCAGTGCTACATGGGAGATGTTGGCTGTGTGGTTTGGGACGCAGCCATCGTTCTTGCAAAGTATTTAGAGACAAAACAGTTTTATGAGCCATCCACAGGAGTGAACCTGTGGGCTGACAGGAGAGTGGTGGAGTTAGGAGCTGGGACAGGAGCAGCTGGTTTAATGGCAGCGACACTAGG AGCTCAAGTTACTGTGACAGATCTGGAAGACTTGCAGACCCTTCTGAGAGTGAACATCAAAGACAACCAAAAACTCATCAGCAGTGGATCCATAACTGCCAAGGTACTAAAATG GGGTGAagatgtgtctgacttcctgccaCCTCCACACTACGTCCTTATGGCAGACTGTATCTATTATGAGCAG TCTATTGCTCCACTGGTGGAGACTTTGAAACTCCTCGCAGGACCAGAGACCTGCATTATTTGCTGCTATGAGCAACGCACGGAGGGTGTCAACCCAGAAGTGGAAAGAAAGTTTTTTAAG TTGCTGGAGCAAAACTTCAGCAGTGAAGAGATCCCTTCAAGCAAACAAGACCCAGAGTTTAACAGTCCAGACATCCACATCCTGCACATCAGAAGAAAAGTTTGA